The Motilibacter peucedani sequence AGGGCACCGGCAAGGCCGTGATGGTCAGCTTCCCCCGCGACTCCTACGTGACGATCCCCGCGCACCGGGGCTCCGCCGGCCAGACGGTCCCCGCCGCCAAGAACAAGATCAACGACGCGTTCGCCGAGGGCGGTCCCGCGCTGGCGATCGAGACGGTGGCGCAGGCGACCGGCATCCACATCGACCACTACGTCGAGATCAACTTCCTCGGCTTCGAGCGCATGGTCAACGCCGTCGGCGGCGTGACCGTCTGCACGCCGAAGACGCTCAAGGACCACGACTCGGGGCTCGACCTCAGCGCCGGCACCCACAAGATCGACGGCGAGACGGCGCTGAAGTACGCGCGCGCCCGCCACATCGACAGCGACTTCGGACGCATCGGCCGGCAGCAGAAGCTGCTCGCGTCGCTGCTGCGCAAGGTCACGAGCGCGGGCACCCTCTCGAACCCGTTCAAGCTCAAGCGGCTGGTCAGTGCGGCGCTCGAGTCGATCAAGGTCGACAAGGACCTCTCGCAGGGCGACATGATCAGCCTGGCCAAGCGGCTCAACGGGCTCTCGCCCTCGAAGGTGACCTTCGCCTCCATCCCGGTCGCCGACGACAACTACAACCCGCCCGGCCCGGTCGCCGCCGCGGTGCTGTGGGAGCAGGCCCAGGCGCAGCAGCTGTTCAACGCCATCAGCAAGGACGAGCCCGTCGGCCCGGCGGCGACGCCCGCGCCGTCGTCGTCGTCCTCGGTGAGCGCCACCACCCCGCCCTCGCAGGTCCGCGTGCGGGTGCTCAACGGCGCCGGGGTCAAGGGCCTCGCGGCCCGGGCGGCGGGCGACCTGGGCAAGGCCGGGTTCGCCGTTGCCGGCACCGGGAACGCCGCCACGGCCACCGGCGCCCAGACGGTCATCCGCTACGACCCGCGCTGGTCGACCTCGCTCAAGACGCTCCAGGCGGCGCTGCCCGCGGCGACGCTCACGCCCGTCAAGGGGCTCGGCGGCACCTTCCAGGTCGTCGCCGGGTCGTCGTGGAGCGGTGCGCAGAGCGTGAAGCTCGTCACGCCGAGGCGCACCAGCGCCACCGCGTCGGGCACGCCCGCGGTGCAGACCCGCACGGCCGCCGACACCGCCTGCACCTGACCGCCAGGCGCGCAGTGACGCAGTCGACCCCCGTTCGAGGGTCGCCGGGGCGGTGCCGGGGCCGATAGTCTCGCCCCCATGAGCGCACCCCGTATCACCGTGCTAGGCACGGGCTATCTCGGCGCGACCCACGCTGTGTGCATGGCGGCACTCGGTTTTGAGGTCCTCGGCATGGACGTCGACAAAGCCAAGGTCGAAGCTCTGGCCGCCGGCCAACTTCCTTTCTACGAGCCAGGACTGGACACCCTCCTGGTCGAGCAGCTCGCGACGGGGCGGCTGCGCTTCACGACCTCGTACGCCGAGGTCGCCGAGTTCGGCGACGTCCACTTCATCGGGGTCGGCACCCCGCAGAAGCCGGGCGAGAACGCCGCTGACATGCGCTACGTCGACGCCGTCGTGGACGGCCTCGCACCCCACCTGACCCGGCCCTGCCTGATCGCCGGCAAGTCGACGGTGCCCGTGGGCACCGCCGAGCGCCTGGCCGACCGCGTGGCCGAGCTGGCCCCGGCCGGCGCCGACGCCGAGCTGTGCTGGAACCCCGAGTTCCTGCGCGAGGGCTTCGCCGTCGAGGACACGCTGCACCCCGACCGCCTGGTCTTCGGCGTCCGCTCCGAGAAGGCCGAGCAGACGCTGCGGGAGGTCTACGCGACCCCGATCGGCGAGGGCACCCCGGTCGTCGTCACCGA is a genomic window containing:
- a CDS encoding LCP family protein, producing MTYPADPGRPAEPYAATPVLPPELDPRGPRRGGGGRRRRVVVRVTATLSALVVAGAATLYGLDAWGNSKLTRIDPFAADGGVTQPAKLSADAENFLLVGSDSREGMSRNDTARLHVGTTASAAGERADTMILLHIGKGTGKAVMVSFPRDSYVTIPAHRGSAGQTVPAAKNKINDAFAEGGPALAIETVAQATGIHIDHYVEINFLGFERMVNAVGGVTVCTPKTLKDHDSGLDLSAGTHKIDGETALKYARARHIDSDFGRIGRQQKLLASLLRKVTSAGTLSNPFKLKRLVSAALESIKVDKDLSQGDMISLAKRLNGLSPSKVTFASIPVADDNYNPPGPVAAAVLWEQAQAQQLFNAISKDEPVGPAATPAPSSSSSVSATTPPSQVRVRVLNGAGVKGLAARAAGDLGKAGFAVAGTGNAATATGAQTVIRYDPRWSTSLKTLQAALPAATLTPVKGLGGTFQVVAGSSWSGAQSVKLVTPRRTSATASGTPAVQTRTAADTACT